From the Francisella frigiditurris genome, one window contains:
- a CDS encoding HlyC/CorC family transporter — translation MDIYTIILILTILVLCSAFFSSSETSMMALNKYKLKHLAKKNNKQAKRSLELISRPDNLLVSILIGNTFANILASALLARYSESHFGELGLMVSTIVLTIIILIFGEIIPKSFAAVYPQKLAFPFSLPLKIIIIVSYPLVIALNVISKIILRPFGIKLENSNAEALNKEEIHTVVHESNTKLGAKNKNMLLGVLELDKIFVQDVMVHHNKIEYIDINQSIDKIKARLIKSKSSNLILCQDNINDVIGVVKMSDIIQILMSKSSISVARLRKIAIQPYFIPETVSLQSQLINFQKKSLRFAIVVDEYGDVTGTITVEDIMEEIVGEFSDRFDVHNNIRKISNNSYIVGGSATLREINRHIEVHLESEDAKTLSGFIIEEIENLPCGECCIKQGNIVLEILDIKDNKINSIKLTILNQTIIKH, via the coding sequence ATGGATATTTATACCATTATATTAATTTTAACGATATTAGTTTTATGTTCTGCTTTTTTCTCAAGCTCTGAAACAAGCATGATGGCTCTAAATAAATATAAATTAAAACATTTAGCAAAGAAAAATAATAAACAAGCAAAAAGAAGCTTAGAACTCATCTCAAGACCAGATAACCTTTTAGTCAGTATTCTAATTGGAAATACATTTGCAAATATCTTAGCATCAGCATTGCTAGCACGTTATTCTGAAAGCCACTTTGGCGAGCTTGGTTTAATGGTATCAACAATAGTGTTAACTATAATTATATTGATTTTTGGGGAAATTATTCCAAAGTCATTTGCTGCTGTTTATCCTCAGAAATTGGCATTCCCATTTTCATTACCTCTAAAAATAATAATAATTGTCTCTTATCCATTAGTAATAGCTCTCAATGTAATTTCAAAGATTATCTTAAGACCTTTTGGAATAAAGCTAGAGAATAGTAATGCAGAAGCTTTGAACAAAGAAGAAATCCATACTGTAGTGCATGAGTCTAATACAAAGCTTGGTGCTAAAAATAAGAATATGTTACTAGGTGTCTTAGAGTTAGATAAAATCTTTGTACAAGATGTTATGGTTCATCATAACAAGATTGAATATATAGATATAAATCAATCAATAGATAAAATAAAAGCTAGGCTAATCAAAAGCAAAAGTTCAAATCTAATCTTATGCCAAGATAATATAAATGATGTAATAGGTGTTGTTAAAATGAGTGATATAATACAAATTTTGATGTCAAAATCTAGCATATCAGTAGCGAGATTAAGAAAGATAGCTATACAGCCATACTTTATCCCAGAAACAGTATCTCTACAATCTCAGTTAATCAACTTTCAAAAGAAAAGTTTACGTTTTGCAATAGTTGTTGATGAGTATGGAGATGTAACAGGAACAATAACTGTAGAGGATATTATGGAAGAAATAGTCGGAGAATTCTCTGATAGATTTGATGTACATAATAATATCCGCAAAATAAGTAATAATTCCTATATAGTTGGTGGTAGTGCGACTTTAAGAGAAATAAATAGGCATATAGAAGTTCATTTAGAAAGCGAAGATGCAAAAACACTTTCAGGTTTTATTATTGAAGAAATAGAGAATTTACCTTGTGGAGAATGCTGTATTAAGCAGGGTAATATTGTTTTAGAGATTCTAGATATTAAGGATAATAAAATTAACTCTATAAAATTAACGATATTGAATCAGACAATAATTAAACATTAA
- a CDS encoding glycosyltransferase family 39 protein, giving the protein MFKNKYLTIYLFGYLFIWVGLTAFFYNSSAVDVDVAENMAWANHLAISYDKHPGLGQLFLKLISYITFGNALLAAVTASGICILIALIYIYKISKLFFTKEEAILLTMLTTFSMFYILRFFIMYNQNTMLLPFWVASIYYFLLIERNNNYKNWILLSVITSLGFYAKFEILLLSAIMFFYFLFNINKDYAKKLIVSGFIFFTAILPEVIWLVKNDYITIVYIFNSVSTAKNHFNLIVKFLLGQLYNLIPIVYVLAPILILFTLLKIKRLFLYQRISFRYFNHPLIITGLYPLFFFWIAQTIIGEFPAGWLMVIMSLFLPAFYKLFNFKLKHINFKKLVIILLTLQITIFSIYNGAKYFNSILIQENIGNSLSIEADNFWEQYNNQPMSYIAGYDPGYIYLAAFSKSKPIFLRDYTLAPKDTQILIALEGCNDSDIKDIEKAGFEILHHKCTNIESVNKYKNQKKLISLFIIEKF; this is encoded by the coding sequence ATGTTTAAAAACAAATATCTAACAATTTACTTGTTCGGATATCTATTTATTTGGGTTGGTTTAACAGCTTTTTTTTATAATAGTTCTGCTGTTGATGTTGATGTAGCAGAGAATATGGCTTGGGCAAATCATCTAGCTATTTCATATGATAAACACCCTGGTTTAGGTCAGCTTTTCTTAAAACTTATTTCCTACATCACTTTTGGAAATGCTCTTTTAGCAGCTGTTACTGCTAGTGGCATATGTATTTTAATAGCTCTAATTTATATTTATAAAATAAGTAAGCTTTTTTTTACAAAAGAAGAAGCAATATTATTAACTATGCTGACAACATTTAGCATGTTTTATATTTTACGTTTTTTTATAATGTATAACCAAAATACAATGTTATTACCTTTTTGGGTAGCATCAATATATTATTTTTTACTCATAGAAAGAAATAATAATTATAAAAACTGGATTTTATTATCAGTAATAACTTCTTTAGGATTTTATGCAAAATTTGAGATACTGCTATTATCTGCAATCATGTTTTTTTACTTTTTATTTAATATCAATAAGGATTATGCAAAAAAACTAATAGTATCTGGATTTATATTTTTTACAGCTATATTACCTGAAGTAATATGGTTGGTTAAAAATGACTATATAACTATAGTTTATATATTTAACAGTGTTTCGACAGCTAAAAACCATTTTAACTTAATAGTTAAATTTTTATTAGGGCAATTATATAATCTAATACCTATAGTATATGTTTTAGCTCCAATACTAATACTATTTACATTACTTAAAATAAAGAGATTATTTTTATATCAGAGAATTTCTTTCAGATATTTTAATCATCCTCTAATTATTACTGGTCTTTATCCATTATTTTTTTTCTGGATTGCGCAAACAATAATTGGTGAATTTCCAGCTGGATGGCTTATGGTTATTATGTCTTTATTTTTACCTGCCTTTTATAAGCTATTTAACTTTAAGCTAAAACATATAAATTTCAAAAAATTAGTAATAATATTACTAACTTTACAAATAACTATATTCTCTATTTATAATGGCGCGAAATATTTCAATAGCATCCTTATTCAAGAGAATATTGGTAATAGTTTATCAATAGAAGCTGATAACTTTTGGGAACAGTATAATAATCAACCTATGAGTTATATTGCTGGCTATGATCCTGGATATATTTACTTAGCTGCATTCTCCAAGAGTAAGCCTATTTTCTTAAGAGACTATACTCTTGCTCCTAAAGATACACAAATTCTCATTGCCTTAGAAGGTTGTAATGATAGTGATATTAAAGATATTGAAAAAGCAGGTTTTGAAATATTACATCATAAATGTACAAATATAGAATCTGTTAATAAATATAAAAATCAGAAAAAACTAATTTCTTTATTTATTATAGAAAAATTTTAA
- the rplY gene encoding 50S ribosomal protein L25, whose amino-acid sequence MASFVLEAQKRTDLGTGASRRLRKDGKIPAVVYGAGQEALSVTLDHDKVLHSTEDKAFFSSEITLKIDGKEEKVIIKALQRHPYKVKLVHADFMRV is encoded by the coding sequence ATGGCAAGTTTTGTTTTAGAAGCTCAGAAAAGAACAGACTTAGGAACTGGTGCGAGCCGCCGTCTAAGAAAAGATGGAAAAATCCCTGCTGTTGTATACGGTGCGGGTCAAGAGGCATTATCAGTTACTTTAGATCACGATAAAGTGTTACACTCTACAGAAGATAAAGCATTCTTCTCTAGCGAAATCACTCTTAAAATTGATGGAAAAGAAGAAAAAGTAATAATAAAAGCATTACAAAGACATCCATACAAAGTAAAATTAGTTCACGCTGATTTCATGAGAGTTTAA
- a CDS encoding ribose-phosphate pyrophosphokinase — MSHFHTHSHSDDLMIFSGNASKNLANKVADALGVTLGNAVVDKFKDGEIQVVVNENVRGKDIFIIQSTFPPSDNLMELVLLIDALKRSSADRITAVLPYFGYARQDRRSKSARVPISAKVVANMLQAVGLDRILSVDIHAEQIQGFFDIPFDNAFATKIFLEYVRNNPEKYDNIKIVSPDMGGVVRARSVAKNLGVEIAVVDKRRPKPNVAEVMNIIGEVDGKHCILVDDIMDTGGTMCQAATALVEKGGASKVSAFCVHPLLSGNAIENINNSAIDEVIVTDTIPLNEAARNCPKIKVISLAPLLAQIIKKTNEEESVSDIFRMDGLVD, encoded by the coding sequence ATGTCTCATTTTCATACTCATTCCCATTCGGATGATTTAATGATATTTAGTGGTAATGCATCTAAAAACTTGGCAAATAAGGTTGCTGATGCTTTAGGTGTAACGTTAGGTAATGCTGTCGTAGATAAGTTTAAAGATGGCGAAATCCAAGTAGTTGTTAATGAGAATGTTCGTGGTAAAGATATTTTTATAATTCAGTCCACTTTTCCACCAAGTGATAACCTAATGGAATTAGTACTTCTTATAGATGCTTTAAAAAGATCTTCAGCTGATAGAATTACAGCGGTACTTCCTTATTTCGGTTATGCTAGACAGGATAGAAGATCAAAATCAGCTAGGGTTCCTATCTCTGCTAAAGTTGTTGCAAATATGCTGCAAGCTGTTGGTTTGGATAGAATACTTTCTGTAGATATCCATGCAGAGCAGATTCAAGGTTTCTTTGATATTCCTTTTGATAATGCTTTTGCGACAAAGATATTCCTTGAGTATGTTAGAAATAATCCAGAAAAATACGATAACATAAAGATTGTATCACCAGATATGGGTGGTGTTGTTAGGGCTAGATCTGTTGCTAAAAACTTAGGTGTAGAAATCGCTGTAGTTGATAAGAGACGCCCTAAGCCAAACGTCGCAGAAGTTATGAACATAATTGGTGAAGTTGACGGTAAGCACTGTATTCTAGTTGATGATATTATGGATACAGGTGGGACTATGTGTCAAGCAGCTACAGCATTAGTAGAGAAGGGTGGAGCATCAAAAGTTTCAGCTTTCTGTGTGCATCCTCTATTGTCTGGAAATGCTATAGAGAATATTAACAACTCTGCAATAGATGAAGTTATCGTTACAGATACTATCCCTCTTAATGAAGCTGCAAGAAATTGCCCTAAAATAAAAGTTATTTCTCTAGCGCCATTGTTAGCTCAAATCATCAAAAAGACAAATGAAGAAGAGTCAGTTAGTGATATCTTTAGAATGGATGGTCTTGTCGATTAA
- a CDS encoding C39 family peptidase translates to MIKQPKFSSISKIKEIAELYNLISDENIILLDINHYKQSTEITCGPAATISLLNYYELLDDSEVNKQTELEFANDADTGNIYGTRAQKLAEILSKYNLKIHSGINGNIKQIRENIEKGIPTLVNWFDWGGHWALAVGYQKLGETMAEDKDLIFLIDPASHHTNIKSPYGLTILNPSKFEKMWIDSEGVAGIYITAIPETLAL, encoded by the coding sequence ATGATTAAACAACCTAAATTTTCCAGCATTAGTAAAATTAAAGAAATTGCTGAACTATATAATCTAATATCTGATGAAAATATTATTCTACTTGATATTAATCACTATAAACAATCTACAGAAATAACCTGTGGCCCAGCTGCGACTATTAGCTTACTTAACTATTATGAGCTATTAGATGATTCAGAAGTAAATAAGCAAACAGAACTTGAATTTGCAAATGATGCAGATACTGGAAACATATACGGTACAAGAGCTCAAAAGCTAGCTGAAATACTAAGCAAATATAATCTCAAAATTCACTCTGGTATAAATGGAAATATAAAACAGATAAGAGAAAATATAGAAAAAGGTATACCTACATTAGTAAATTGGTTTGACTGGGGTGGTCACTGGGCACTAGCTGTTGGGTACCAAAAATTAGGAGAAACGATGGCGGAAGATAAAGATCTTATATTTTTAATAGATCCTGCATCGCATCATACAAATATTAAATCTCCTTATGGATTAACTATATTAAATCCAAGTAAATTTGAAAAGATGTGGATAGATTCAGAAGGAGTCGCCGGTATTTATATCACTGCGATACCTGAAACATTAGCTTTATAA
- the rdgC gene encoding recombination-associated protein RdgC yields MFFKNLTAFKITDVNIDYLEESLNKLAFKPCSNLQKSSRGFINPFVKDDEKCLFRFNHLAAFCLLNEDKLLPAQVINEQAQEHIEELELTRYVSKKEKTQIKEDVEQRLLPQAFSKFKKTFGYLDLTNNYLVINSVSDKQVTEVLELLQRCELKFEPVIKEETDILTTWLVDNAYPVDVELADKCKLTSAVGDSIANISCQGSGMLNDNIKAFIDNGGYITELAIVWREQLAMVTNTKFQFKSIKFLDGIKDLNKEDNHSHEADLLLMADVFTDLINTMQNWVDD; encoded by the coding sequence ATGTTTTTTAAAAATCTTACAGCTTTTAAAATCACAGATGTAAATATTGACTATCTTGAAGAGTCATTAAATAAATTAGCATTTAAACCGTGTAGTAATTTGCAGAAATCTTCTAGAGGTTTCATAAATCCTTTTGTCAAAGATGATGAGAAGTGTCTATTTAGGTTTAATCACCTAGCAGCTTTTTGTTTGCTAAATGAAGATAAGCTTCTACCAGCTCAAGTAATAAATGAGCAAGCACAAGAACATATCGAAGAGCTTGAACTAACTAGATACGTTAGTAAAAAGGAAAAAACTCAAATCAAAGAAGATGTTGAACAAAGACTTCTCCCTCAAGCATTTAGTAAATTTAAAAAGACCTTTGGCTATTTGGATTTGACTAATAATTATCTAGTTATAAATAGTGTATCTGATAAACAGGTTACAGAAGTTTTAGAGCTGTTACAAAGATGTGAACTTAAGTTTGAACCAGTTATAAAAGAAGAAACAGATATATTAACAACATGGCTTGTAGATAATGCCTATCCTGTAGATGTTGAGCTAGCAGATAAATGTAAGCTAACTAGTGCAGTAGGTGATAGTATCGCAAATATATCATGTCAGGGTAGTGGTATGCTGAATGATAATATTAAAGCTTTTATTGATAATGGTGGTTATATCACAGAGCTTGCTATAGTTTGGCGTGAGCAGTTAGCAATGGTTACAAATACAAAGTTTCAGTTTAAATCTATTAAATTCTTAGATGGAATCAAAGATTTAAATAAAGAAGATAATCATAGTCATGAAGCTGATCTGCTTTTAATGGCAGATGTTTTTACAGACCTAATAAATACTATGCAGAATTGGGTTGATGATTGA
- the trhO gene encoding oxygen-dependent tRNA uridine(34) hydroxylase TrhO codes for MSQIVVCAMYKFVTLEDFEAMRQPLLDVMIKNNVKGTLLLANEGINGTVAGTRDGINSLLEYLKSDSRLADIDHKESFHEQMPFYRSKVKLKKEIVTLGVDEIDPNKVCGKYVKPKDWNALISDPETLLIDTRNEYEIEIGTFKNAVNPHTENFRDFPEYVDENLDPKKHKKVAMFCTGGIRCEKSTALLKAKGFDEVYHLQGGILKYLEEVPKEETMWKGECFVFDSRVAVNHDLEKGSYDQCFACRMPITEEDKKRPEYVKGISCHHCYDKASEKQKARFAEREKQSQIAAEKGFLHVGDEAKELAKLNKAKKLEAREAAREKNKK; via the coding sequence ATGTCACAAATAGTTGTATGTGCGATGTATAAGTTTGTTACATTAGAAGACTTTGAGGCAATGCGTCAGCCTCTTTTAGATGTGATGATAAAGAATAATGTTAAAGGGACTCTACTTTTAGCAAATGAAGGAATCAATGGTACTGTTGCGGGAACTCGTGATGGTATAAATAGTTTATTAGAATATTTAAAGTCAGACTCTCGTTTAGCAGATATTGATCACAAAGAATCGTTTCATGAGCAAATGCCTTTTTATCGCTCAAAAGTTAAACTAAAAAAAGAGATTGTAACTTTAGGTGTTGATGAGATTGATCCAAATAAAGTTTGTGGCAAATATGTAAAGCCAAAAGACTGGAATGCTTTAATCTCTGACCCTGAAACTCTACTTATAGATACTCGTAATGAATATGAGATAGAGATTGGCACATTTAAAAATGCTGTAAATCCTCACACAGAAAACTTTCGTGACTTTCCTGAGTATGTCGACGAGAATTTAGATCCTAAAAAACATAAAAAAGTGGCTATGTTTTGTACTGGTGGTATCAGATGTGAAAAGTCTACCGCCCTACTAAAAGCTAAAGGCTTTGATGAGGTTTATCATCTACAAGGAGGAATCTTAAAATACTTAGAAGAAGTACCAAAAGAAGAAACTATGTGGAAAGGTGAATGTTTTGTATTCGACTCAAGAGTTGCCGTAAACCACGATCTTGAGAAAGGTAGCTATGACCAATGTTTTGCTTGTCGTATGCCAATTACAGAAGAAGATAAAAAACGTCCTGAATATGTTAAGGGTATAAGCTGTCATCATTGTTATGATAAAGCTAGTGAAAAGCAAAAAGCTCGCTTTGCTGAACGTGAAAAGCAATCTCAAATAGCAGCAGAAAAAGGTTTTCTACACGTTGGTGATGAAGCTAAAGAGCTAGCTAAATTAAACAAAGCTAAGAAGCTAGAGGCTAGAGAAGCTGCTCGTGAGAAAAATAAGAAATAG
- a CDS encoding CvfB family protein gives MISIGKYHNLKVLDKKANYIILDALELGEAILPVSEGQNLETGDNVQVFLYHNSNSGLVATMKSGISAVGEVAYLTVKSIGKIGAFLDWGLDKDLFVPLAEQHRPFEEGKSYLVYLYLDKISGRITASSKINKFIKDYAEGDLEANQEVNLIIANSTTIGYKAIINNTYWGVLYSSEVFTRLSFGQSIKGYIKNVRDDGRIDLSLQLVHKDLDKNASLIEDYLETHRGFAPFNDKSDPEAIKRQFGISKLAFKRAIGTLLKQQKISIKEDGIYLNN, from the coding sequence TTGATTTCGATAGGTAAATACCACAATTTAAAAGTTTTGGATAAAAAAGCTAACTATATAATTCTTGATGCTTTAGAGCTGGGTGAAGCAATATTACCAGTGTCTGAAGGACAGAACTTAGAAACAGGGGATAATGTACAAGTTTTTTTATATCATAATTCTAATTCTGGACTAGTAGCTACTATGAAAAGTGGTATATCAGCAGTCGGAGAAGTCGCTTACTTAACAGTTAAAAGTATTGGTAAAATAGGTGCTTTTTTAGACTGGGGATTAGATAAAGATCTTTTTGTACCATTAGCTGAACAGCATAGACCATTTGAAGAAGGAAAATCTTATTTAGTATATTTGTATTTAGATAAGATTAGTGGACGAATCACAGCGTCATCTAAGATAAATAAATTTATAAAGGATTATGCAGAGGGTGATCTAGAAGCTAATCAAGAGGTAAATCTTATTATTGCCAACTCAACAACTATTGGTTATAAAGCAATTATAAATAATACTTACTGGGGAGTGCTTTACAGCTCTGAAGTTTTCACAAGATTAAGCTTTGGGCAATCTATAAAGGGTTATATCAAAAACGTTCGTGATGATGGTCGTATAGATTTATCTTTACAGCTAGTACATAAAGACTTGGATAAAAATGCTAGCTTGATTGAAGATTATCTAGAGACTCATAGAGGATTTGCACCATTTAATGATAAATCTGATCCAGAAGCAATAAAAAGACAGTTTGGTATAAGTAAACTAGCCTTTAAAAGAGCTATAGGAACTCTTTTGAAACAGCAGAAAATTTCAATAAAAGAAGATGGTATTTATTTAAATAATTGA
- a CDS encoding DNA-3-methyladenine glycosylase, with translation MLKLDTDFFNKDAKALSIDLIGKVICRKYNNLLLQAQIIETEAYNIDDKASHSSLGYTEKRKAMFMPAGTIYMYYSRGYDSLNISAKGDGAAVLIKSAIIFPEAINNKEMINTMLELNPRVNNKVRDIGKLLSGQTLLCKALNIKVKDWDQKTFNNDLFIADSGYKPNKIISTTRLGIPEHRDPHLLNRFVDYKYADRATKNPLTNRAKNYEIIS, from the coding sequence ATGCTTAAATTAGATACAGATTTTTTTAATAAAGATGCCAAAGCTTTATCTATAGATTTAATAGGTAAAGTAATCTGTAGAAAATACAATAACTTGCTTTTACAAGCTCAAATCATTGAGACTGAAGCTTATAATATCGATGATAAAGCAAGCCATAGCTCTTTAGGATATACAGAAAAGCGCAAAGCTATGTTTATGCCAGCTGGCACAATCTATATGTACTACTCTAGAGGTTATGACTCTCTTAACATTTCTGCAAAAGGCGATGGTGCGGCTGTTCTTATAAAATCAGCAATTATTTTTCCAGAGGCTATAAATAATAAAGAAATGATTAATACAATGTTAGAACTAAATCCTCGTGTAAATAATAAAGTAAGAGATATAGGAAAACTCCTCTCAGGACAAACGCTACTTTGCAAAGCATTAAATATTAAAGTAAAAGATTGGGATCAGAAGACTTTTAATAATGATCTATTTATTGCTGACTCCGGATACAAACCAAATAAAATTATTTCAACTACTAGACTCGGTATTCCAGAGCATAGAGATCCTCATTTATTAAATAGATTTGTTGATTACAAGTATGCAGATAGAGCAACAAAAAATCCTTTAACAAATCGAGCTAAAAATTATGAGATTATTTCCTAG
- the ruvA gene encoding Holliday junction branch migration protein RuvA yields MIGLIRGKLLDKDPTMLLIDVNGVGYEVAVPMTTLYKLGNVGEEVTLYTHFVVREDAQQLYGFKSKLDKKVFQELIKVSGVGARTAIAILSGMECNTLLHCIENKDYGLLATIPGIGKKTAERLVIEIYDKMIKLSGEIYGSSPTAEGLTVATTSISVTEIHMQGNSIFSEAVDALLVLGYKQKEAEKMIRSSINESKSVEEAIRKALQGSIKSRK; encoded by the coding sequence ATGATAGGTTTAATTAGAGGAAAACTTTTAGATAAAGATCCTACGATGCTATTAATAGATGTAAATGGGGTTGGTTATGAAGTTGCAGTACCGATGACAACTTTATACAAACTAGGCAACGTTGGGGAAGAAGTTACTCTTTATACTCATTTTGTTGTTAGAGAAGATGCTCAGCAACTTTATGGTTTTAAGTCAAAGCTTGATAAAAAAGTTTTCCAAGAGCTTATCAAAGTAAGTGGAGTAGGGGCTAGAACCGCAATAGCTATACTTTCAGGCATGGAGTGTAATACTTTACTTCATTGTATAGAAAATAAAGATTATGGACTTTTAGCAACTATTCCAGGTATTGGTAAAAAAACAGCAGAAAGATTAGTCATTGAGATATACGATAAGATGATAAAACTCTCTGGTGAAATATATGGCTCTTCACCAACAGCAGAAGGACTAACTGTGGCAACTACTTCTATAAGTGTTACAGAAATTCATATGCAAGGAAATAGTATTTTCTCAGAAGCCGTTGATGCACTATTAGTATTAGGTTATAAACAAAAAGAAGCTGAAAAAATGATTCGCTCTTCAATAAATGAATCAAAAAGTGTTGAGGAGGCTATACGTAAAGCTCTTCAAGGTTCAATAAAGTCTAGGAAATAA
- a CDS encoding putative quinol monooxygenase, whose translation MSIIIIANIKAKSDKINFIKAELTKLIEPTMSEPGCLQYKLHQDNDNITHFLFYEEWKTRESWVEHLESEHIEKFRSATEGCIKEFTVNEMTLKS comes from the coding sequence ATGTCGATAATAATCATAGCTAATATTAAAGCTAAGAGTGATAAAATTAATTTTATAAAAGCAGAGCTTACTAAACTTATTGAACCCACGATGAGTGAGCCTGGTTGTTTGCAATATAAGCTGCATCAAGATAATGATAATATTACACATTTTCTTTTTTATGAAGAGTGGAAAACTAGAGAGTCTTGGGTAGAGCATTTAGAGAGTGAGCATATAGAAAAATTTAGATCAGCAACAGAAGGCTGTATTAAAGAATTTACTGTAAATGAAATGACATTAAAATCATAG
- the ruvC gene encoding crossover junction endodeoxyribonuclease RuvC, translated as MVILGIDPGSRITGFGVIKSFENKLYYVASGCIRVTEKETANRLKQVADGINEVIKIYSPTEAAIEQIFMFQNPMGALKLGQARGVAMCTLANNLLSVSEYSAKQVKQAVVGTGGAAKSQVQHMVQSLLGLSKKPQEDAADALAVAICHYHSSKSLARLTGASKVTNKRIK; from the coding sequence ATGGTTATATTGGGTATAGACCCAGGTTCTCGAATCACTGGTTTTGGCGTAATAAAATCTTTTGAAAATAAGCTTTACTACGTTGCTAGTGGTTGTATCCGTGTTACAGAAAAAGAAACTGCTAATAGACTAAAGCAAGTTGCCGATGGTATAAATGAAGTTATAAAAATATACTCACCGACAGAGGCAGCTATAGAACAAATATTTATGTTTCAGAATCCTATGGGAGCTCTAAAGCTTGGTCAGGCTAGAGGAGTTGCTATGTGTACTTTGGCTAATAATCTTTTATCTGTTAGTGAGTATTCAGCTAAACAGGTTAAGCAAGCAGTAGTTGGTACTGGTGGAGCAGCTAAGTCACAGGTTCAGCACATGGTTCAATCATTGTTAGGGTTAAGTAAGAAGCCACAAGAGGACGCAGCAGATGCTTTAGCAGTTGCAATATGTCATTATCATAGTAGTAAAAGTTTAGCTAGATTAACAGGTGCTAGCAAAGTTACTAATAAACGAATAAAGTAG
- a CDS encoding YebC/PmpR family DNA-binding transcriptional regulator: MAGHSKWANIKHKKAKEDAKRGKVFTKLIREITVASRLGGGDKDSNPRLRAAVATALANNMSKDTIERAIKKGAGGEEGGNLEEVRYEGYGPGGVAILVDCMTDNRNRTVGEVRHAFTKHSGNLGTDGSVSYMFNKKGIISFIEGVDEDTLMEVALEVGAEDVIAHDDGSIDVITTPQEFSDVQEALVEKGFNAESAEITFDADIKADLDLETAEKIIALIDRLEDLDDVQNVYSNANFSQEVLEQLS, from the coding sequence ATGGCTGGTCATAGTAAATGGGCAAACATTAAACATAAAAAAGCAAAAGAAGATGCTAAAAGAGGTAAGGTTTTTACTAAGCTTATTAGAGAGATCACTGTAGCATCTAGACTTGGTGGCGGTGATAAAGACTCTAATCCTAGGTTAAGAGCCGCAGTAGCAACAGCATTAGCTAATAATATGAGTAAAGATACTATTGAGCGTGCTATTAAAAAAGGTGCTGGTGGTGAAGAGGGTGGAAATTTAGAAGAAGTAAGATATGAAGGTTATGGTCCAGGCGGTGTAGCTATCTTAGTTGACTGTATGACTGATAACCGTAACCGTACTGTTGGTGAAGTTCGTCATGCCTTTACAAAACATAGTGGTAACTTAGGAACGGATGGTTCAGTATCATATATGTTTAATAAAAAAGGCATTATCTCTTTTATCGAAGGTGTTGATGAGGATACTTTGATGGAAGTGGCATTAGAGGTCGGTGCTGAAGATGTGATAGCACATGATGATGGCTCTATAGATGTGATCACAACTCCTCAAGAGTTTTCTGATGTACAAGAAGCTTTAGTTGAAAAGGGCTTTAATGCTGAATCAGCAGAAATAACTTTTGATGCTGATATTAAAGCTGACCTTGATTTAGAAACAGCAGAAAAAATCATTGCTCTTATTGATAGGCTGGAAGATCTTGATGATGTACAAAATGTTTATTCTAATGCTAATTTTTCTCAAGAAGTATTAGAGCAGCTCTCTTAG